In Candidatus Sedimenticola sp. (ex Thyasira tokunagai), the following proteins share a genomic window:
- a CDS encoding transposase encodes MIIVASVARELGIHPGQIYNWRRQFNRLSEKQFNSVGGVDYSKKESEEIRKLKREKAALEKEVEFLKKAAAYFANNQE; translated from the coding sequence TTGATAATCGTCGCATCAGTAGCCAGGGAACTAGGCATCCACCCCGGCCAAATATATAACTGGCGCCGTCAGTTCAATCGACTCTCTGAAAAGCAATTTAATTCCGTGGGTGGTGTGGACTACTCCAAGAAAGAGAGCGAAGAGATCCGCAAGCTAAAACGTGAGAAGGCTGCACTAGAAAAGGAGGTCGAATTCTTAAAAAAGGCAGCTGCGTACTTCGCGAACAACCAAGAGTGA
- a CDS encoding IS3 family transposase: MYHDLAIIDGGVDKKVREVRREHMEKQVADTYAEFKARYGAPRIAEELNALDIPCSTNYIADILRKQGLKARNGKAFNYGGHALTMHNVADNLLRRKFESGRPNEKWTTDITYIWVDEQWLYLATVMDLYSRCIVGWALDTSMTERLVTDALAMAFDRREIEPGLIIHSDRGVQYRSQKYIDYMKRKGCRPSMSRKGNCWDTQSTILLNVQSNLTRAGIGEAAFALTCRLDTGVPRVSPGPLPVT; encoded by the coding sequence ATGTATCACGATCTGGCTATTATCGATGGTGGGGTCGACAAAAAAGTGCGAGAGGTCCGACGTGAGCATATGGAAAAGCAGGTAGCAGATACTTATGCTGAGTTTAAGGCTCGCTATGGTGCGCCGCGTATTGCCGAAGAGTTGAATGCACTGGATATTCCTTGTTCCACTAACTACATAGCCGACATACTGAGAAAACAGGGATTGAAAGCGCGAAATGGCAAAGCGTTCAATTACGGCGGACATGCGCTGACTATGCATAACGTGGCTGACAATCTTCTCAGACGTAAGTTTGAATCAGGTAGACCGAATGAGAAATGGACCACTGACATCACCTATATCTGGGTCGATGAACAATGGCTCTACTTGGCTACAGTGATGGATCTTTATTCACGCTGTATCGTTGGTTGGGCTTTGGATACTTCGATGACGGAGCGGCTGGTAACGGATGCTCTGGCGATGGCTTTCGACCGAAGAGAGATTGAACCGGGCTTGATCATCCACTCGGACAGAGGGGTTCAATATCGGTCACAGAAGTATATTGACTATATGAAGCGGAAGGGGTGCAGGCCCAGCATGAGCCGTAAAGGAAACTGTTGGGATACTCAGTCTACAATTCTATTGAATGTCCAGTCCAACCTGACCCGTGCTGGGATTGGCGAAGCTGCCTTTGCGTTGACCTGTCGGTTGGATACTGGCGTTCCCCGAGTATCTCCGGGCCCATTGCCTGTGACCTAA
- a CDS encoding IS110 family transposase codes for MGKQSIQCEVILGVDTHLDMHVGVIIDSHGKMLDVLSIETNGTGYQHLLKWASSFGNLSRAGVEGTGTYGAGLARFLSEHEVEVLEINRPDRSMRRFYGKSDPTDAESAARSVLAGKAQSIPKLQSGAAEAMRIASVARRSAVKARTQTINQLRSLLVSAPENIRARLWKSNPGQCVQGCLHLRTLGKTISLKTLATTLRLLARRWMYLTAELKDLDDTLEHLTNSAAKRLRRQFGIGPQTAATLLSVAGDNPERLHSEAALAALCGVNPLQASSGKTVRHRLNRGGSRSANNALWTIAMVRMRSDPRTRTYVARRTAEGKSTKEISRCLKRYIVRELYPLNLADLNDAAVVT; via the coding sequence ATGGGTAAACAATCGATACAGTGTGAAGTCATACTTGGCGTTGATACGCATCTGGACATGCATGTGGGAGTGATTATTGACAGTCATGGAAAAATGCTTGATGTACTGTCCATAGAAACAAATGGCACTGGCTATCAGCACTTATTAAAATGGGCGTCATCGTTCGGCAATTTATCACGCGCAGGAGTAGAAGGTACTGGAACATATGGAGCAGGCCTTGCTAGATTCCTATCTGAACACGAGGTAGAGGTCCTGGAAATCAATCGTCCTGATCGTTCTATGCGACGATTCTATGGCAAATCGGATCCGACGGATGCGGAGAGTGCCGCTCGATCCGTGCTGGCAGGTAAAGCGCAGTCTATTCCGAAGTTACAATCAGGTGCTGCAGAGGCTATGCGTATCGCATCAGTTGCAAGGCGGAGCGCGGTAAAGGCGAGAACACAGACGATTAATCAATTGCGTTCATTGCTGGTGTCTGCTCCAGAGAATATACGAGCTAGGCTTTGGAAGTCGAATCCAGGACAGTGTGTTCAAGGTTGTTTGCATCTCCGGACTCTCGGTAAAACAATTTCACTAAAGACGCTGGCTACAACACTTCGTCTACTCGCCAGGCGGTGGATGTACCTAACAGCTGAACTTAAAGATCTGGATGATACACTGGAGCACTTAACAAATAGCGCAGCAAAGCGGTTACGTCGACAGTTTGGCATTGGGCCACAAACAGCAGCGACGTTGCTGTCAGTCGCTGGTGACAATCCTGAACGGCTACATAGCGAAGCTGCTCTAGCAGCTCTGTGTGGAGTAAACCCACTGCAAGCATCTTCAGGTAAGACTGTGCGTCATCGCCTCAATCGTGGAGGTAGTCGATCTGCCAATAATGCGTTGTGGACCATTGCCATGGTACGCATGCGGAGCGATCCACGCACTCGAACTTATGTTGCTCGTCGCACGGCAGAAGGAAAATCGACCAAAGAGATAAGCCGATGCTTGAAGCGTTACATCGTTCGAGAACTATACCCTCTTAACCTGGCTGATTTAAACGATGCTGCAGTAGTAACTTGA
- a CDS encoding HAD family hydrolase: protein MFDIDGTLINSNDFDTEYFTQAVYEVIGIRVDDNWSKYEHVTDKGILNEIISVYDLNEQKQVICQEVKKCFIRNICQHLDVEPAQEVTGAISFLEKLREMNDVVISIATGGWLEGAELKLNSAGINIKNIPVASSNDHYCRTEIMKIAEQRATNDNTIKTTYFGDGAWDKKACGELDYNFILVGNNASHSQRIIDFSSQKEAFEYIGL from the coding sequence ATGTTTGATATAGATGGCACTCTTATCAATTCTAATGATTTTGATACTGAGTATTTTACTCAAGCTGTTTATGAAGTTATTGGTATCAGAGTTGACGATAATTGGTCAAAGTATGAGCATGTAACTGATAAAGGAATATTAAATGAAATCATTAGTGTTTATGATCTAAATGAACAAAAACAGGTAATATGTCAAGAAGTAAAAAAATGCTTCATTCGTAACATTTGTCAGCACTTAGATGTAGAGCCAGCGCAAGAGGTAACTGGTGCAATATCATTCCTGGAGAAACTGAGAGAAATGAATGATGTTGTTATTTCAATCGCAACTGGTGGCTGGCTTGAAGGTGCAGAGTTGAAACTGAACTCTGCGGGCATCAATATCAAAAACATCCCAGTTGCATCTTCAAATGACCATTATTGTAGAACTGAAATAATGAAAATTGCTGAACAAAGAGCAACCAATGACAACACCATAAAAACCACCTATTTTGGTGACGGGGCTTGGGATAAAAAAGCTTGTGGTGAGCTTGACTACAATTTCATATTGGTAGGTAATAATGCATCGCATAGTCAAAGAATCATTGACTTCAGCTCACAAAAAGAGGCTTTTGAGTACATTGGCTTATAA
- a CDS encoding histidine phosphatase family protein has product MEIAILRHGMPKLIPENTIPASSFIDWINSYNASKLSDTSLPTKSALSYAYDCKVIVSSSLQRSIDSAKALNAEKLVLSHKQFIEAGLPSANWQLLKVSPNTWAVIFRILWLFGYSNNSESIKEAKQRVSLAADKLIHLAKEHQKVLFVGHGIFNRLLVKELKNRGWSGPKNPGSTYWSFKIYAH; this is encoded by the coding sequence GTGGAAATAGCAATACTCAGACACGGAATGCCAAAATTGATTCCAGAAAATACAATTCCGGCATCCAGCTTTATTGACTGGATCAACAGCTATAATGCGTCAAAGTTGTCTGATACATCGCTTCCTACAAAAAGTGCATTGTCCTATGCATATGACTGTAAAGTAATAGTCAGTAGCAGCCTTCAAAGATCAATTGATTCTGCAAAGGCACTTAATGCAGAAAAACTTGTATTATCACACAAGCAATTTATAGAAGCTGGTCTTCCATCGGCGAACTGGCAATTACTGAAAGTGTCCCCGAACACTTGGGCAGTAATTTTCAGGATATTATGGCTCTTTGGTTACTCTAATAATTCAGAGTCCATCAAGGAAGCAAAACAAAGAGTATCATTGGCAGCCGACAAACTTATTCATCTAGCTAAAGAGCATCAAAAAGTGCTTTTTGTTGGTCACGGTATATTTAACCGTCTCCTTGTCAAAGAGTTAAAAAATCGGGGGTGGTCAGGCCCAAAGAATCCTGGGTCAACATATTGGAGTTTTAAAATATATGCACACTAA
- a CDS encoding DUF1778 domain-containing protein — MAARTFLEELPDEKSEARLSARVPARVKEMIKMAAELSGATETQFMAQAAYHAAQQVIEQERIVRLSNTDTVAFLDMLDAPPAPNHTLRAAAATYKKSGLNVEN, encoded by the coding sequence ATGGCTGCAAGAACTTTCCTGGAGGAGCTTCCAGACGAAAAGAGCGAGGCCCGTCTCTCTGCTCGCGTTCCCGCTCGCGTGAAAGAAATGATAAAAATGGCTGCCGAGCTATCTGGTGCAACTGAAACTCAATTTATGGCTCAGGCCGCCTATCACGCAGCTCAGCAGGTGATTGAGCAGGAGCGCATCGTGCGCCTAAGTAATACGGATACAGTTGCATTTCTGGATATGCTTGATGCTCCTCCAGCGCCTAATCACACATTAAGAGCTGCTGCCGCGACCTACAAGAAATCCGGTTTAAATGTTGAAAATTGA
- a CDS encoding GNAT family N-acetyltransferase, with protein MLKIERLSKSHDRKVFDCGDHKLNEFLQKAARQHAERGISRTFVLIDNNSPQTILGYYTLMVCEVMPSEISDPRLQRYPHPMPAAKLARLAICADNQKNGFGQNILLNAMERSARISEDAGLVGMFVDAKDDKAAGYYMKFGFIPTENNHLVLYLPIATIRQALEI; from the coding sequence ATGTTGAAAATTGAGCGCCTAAGCAAATCTCACGATAGAAAGGTTTTTGACTGCGGCGACCATAAGCTTAACGAGTTCCTACAAAAAGCAGCTCGGCAACATGCCGAGCGTGGAATATCACGCACATTTGTGCTGATTGATAATAATTCACCTCAGACAATCCTCGGCTACTACACCTTGATGGTATGCGAAGTTATGCCTAGTGAAATCTCAGATCCACGACTCCAGCGCTACCCTCATCCTATGCCAGCAGCCAAGCTGGCCAGACTGGCTATCTGCGCGGATAACCAAAAGAACGGTTTTGGACAAAACATATTGCTCAATGCAATGGAACGCTCCGCTCGCATATCGGAAGATGCAGGTTTGGTCGGTATGTTCGTTGATGCAAAAGACGACAAAGCCGCTGGCTATTATATGAAATTTGGCTTTATCCCTACAGAGAACAATCATTTAGTGCTGTATCTGCCTATCGCGACAATACGCCAGGCGCTTGAAATCTAA
- a CDS encoding ion channel: MTDVQNGPHFAVMDQFIYYNLVTLSTLSYGDITAATHEARSLSAAEAIVGQLYMTILVGRLIGLHIIESRGTFQ; encoded by the coding sequence GTGACAGATGTACAGAATGGCCCTCATTTTGCGGTGATGGATCAGTTTATCTACTACAATCTAGTCACATTAAGTACGCTCAGCTACGGCGATATTACCGCAGCCACACACGAAGCACGTTCCCTTTCAGCTGCAGAGGCTATTGTCGGTCAGCTCTACATGACAATTTTGGTTGGCCGTCTGATTGGCCTTCATATTATTGAGTCCCGGGGGACTTTCCAATAG
- a CDS encoding PhnD/SsuA/transferrin family substrate-binding protein — MKTSQIFITALFCICVSFAGNIAYADDYKIGVLAKRGAANAVKKWGATVDYLTKKIQGDSFTLLPLDFEEVFPTIEAREVDFFLVNSSMFVTARVRYGADAIATMINSRQKKALKSFGGVIFTYIDRDDIQALSDIKGKQLMAVKESSLGGWQMAYKELVDVGINPKQDLAGIHFGGTHDNVVYAVQNGEVDVGTVRTDTLERMAAVGDIEISEFKIINAKIPDGFPFLISTSLYPEWPIAKLSTTSEAVAKRVADTLIEMKSDSAAAKSAKIVGWTAPLNYDAVEDMQKLLKVGAYE; from the coding sequence ATGAAAACATCTCAAATCTTTATAACTGCACTGTTCTGTATATGTGTCTCTTTCGCTGGAAATATTGCCTATGCCGATGACTATAAAATAGGGGTGCTGGCAAAAAGGGGTGCAGCCAACGCGGTGAAAAAATGGGGGGCGACGGTTGACTACCTGACAAAAAAAATCCAAGGAGACAGCTTTACCCTCTTGCCTCTCGATTTTGAAGAGGTTTTTCCGACGATTGAAGCTCGTGAAGTGGATTTCTTTCTTGTGAATTCCTCGATGTTTGTTACCGCCAGGGTAAGATATGGGGCTGATGCCATTGCAACCATGATCAACTCCCGGCAGAAGAAAGCACTAAAATCATTTGGAGGAGTGATCTTTACCTATATCGACAGAGATGACATCCAAGCCTTGTCAGATATCAAGGGTAAACAGTTGATGGCTGTAAAGGAGAGCTCTTTAGGGGGATGGCAGATGGCCTATAAGGAGCTTGTTGATGTTGGAATAAATCCCAAGCAGGACTTAGCCGGTATTCACTTCGGTGGTACACACGATAATGTGGTGTATGCAGTTCAGAATGGCGAGGTAGACGTAGGTACCGTGCGTACCGATACACTAGAACGCATGGCTGCGGTCGGTGATATAGAAATCTCTGAGTTCAAGATTATCAATGCCAAAATACCGGATGGCTTCCCCTTCCTGATTAGCACCTCACTCTATCCAGAATGGCCAATAGCCAAGCTCTCGACAACATCTGAAGCGGTAGCCAAGCGGGTAGCCGACACACTGATAGAGATGAAGAGTGACAGTGCTGCAGCAAAGAGTGCAAAAATTGTTGGGTGGACGGCACCTCTCAACTACGATGCGGTGGAGGATATGCAGAAGCTTCTAAAAGTTGGTGCTTATGAATAG
- a CDS encoding methyl-accepting chemotaxis protein: MANKIIGYAKGRLFQLMIGVTALGVLLLSLISTYLTYNSFESLNEEVASRLQAGEQQVENTLEENLEQISISATNTEQKTSKSLNSHLSTVLQGELEVTKQLLSESLLETADAMAYMLSAVSTEEILSKNYLALVSYVKVANSNPNVVYAIYMRPNGGKPFTRYANRKNPQVTSLIDKGEGRTSMDKLLFAAAADPNIKEVARKILFEGKELGTIRLGISIESVSRRISEAQARSDKMIHNSSVEVKQALQTVAQTITQSLQENISLVNAQSAKSNNETLQEIESSADKLVWVQMGMMIVVGLLILAAMCVFFIMRVTIPINRLQMTMKDIAAGEGDLTQRLMESGGDEISKVAQAFNLFVSKIQKTLIQTSESTVELSGAASTLAELAHRDSESVNQQLLETQQVATAITQMATTVQDTAQSADSAANAVREASSEASQGKEAMVRTVEAIDTLAAEVINAAEVINKLEADSESIGSVLNVIGGIADQTNLLALNAAIEAARAGEQGRGFAVVADEVRTLAGRTQESTSEIRAIIENLQNGTRNAAKVMNGGLSTARQTVETAGRAGEALDNIVESVSTILDMNNQIATAAEEHTAVTQEIGRSVVRISEISEIAAAGSNQTADKSVELSSLGTKLKGLVAQFKL; this comes from the coding sequence ATGGCAAATAAAATAATCGGTTATGCCAAGGGGAGACTTTTTCAATTAATGATAGGGGTGACTGCTCTCGGTGTTCTGCTTCTGTCACTCATCTCTACTTACTTAACCTACAATAGCTTTGAGTCGCTCAATGAGGAGGTGGCCAGCAGGCTACAAGCGGGGGAGCAGCAGGTGGAGAATACGCTTGAGGAGAACCTGGAGCAGATCTCAATTTCTGCCACTAATACGGAGCAGAAAACAAGCAAGTCTCTAAATAGCCACTTGAGCACTGTTTTGCAGGGTGAGTTGGAGGTTACCAAGCAGTTATTAAGTGAATCTTTGCTGGAAACAGCGGATGCCATGGCGTATATGCTCTCCGCTGTTTCAACCGAAGAGATCCTTAGCAAGAATTATCTTGCTCTGGTGAGTTACGTCAAAGTTGCAAACAGCAACCCTAATGTTGTCTACGCCATTTACATGCGGCCCAATGGCGGCAAGCCCTTTACCCGCTATGCCAATCGAAAAAATCCGCAGGTCACTTCGCTCATTGACAAAGGTGAAGGCCGCACCTCCATGGATAAGCTTTTATTTGCAGCGGCGGCCGATCCTAACATTAAGGAGGTTGCTCGCAAAATTCTTTTTGAAGGAAAAGAGCTTGGGACTATTCGTCTTGGGATCTCGATTGAGTCTGTGAGTCGACGTATATCAGAAGCACAGGCCAGGTCTGACAAGATGATCCACAACAGCAGCGTAGAGGTTAAGCAAGCATTGCAAACAGTGGCTCAGACCATCACTCAAAGCTTGCAGGAGAATATTTCACTGGTAAATGCACAAAGTGCCAAATCCAACAACGAGACGCTGCAGGAGATTGAATCGAGTGCCGACAAACTGGTCTGGGTTCAAATGGGCATGATGATAGTGGTTGGCCTGCTGATACTGGCGGCGATGTGTGTATTCTTTATCATGCGAGTCACTATTCCTATCAATCGGCTGCAGATGACAATGAAGGATATTGCAGCGGGAGAGGGCGACTTGACTCAGCGCCTGATGGAGAGTGGTGGTGATGAGATAAGTAAGGTCGCCCAGGCATTTAATCTGTTTGTCAGCAAAATTCAAAAGACATTAATTCAGACTAGTGAGTCGACGGTTGAGCTCAGTGGCGCCGCCTCCACACTCGCGGAACTGGCACATCGAGACAGCGAGAGTGTCAATCAGCAATTGTTGGAAACACAGCAGGTGGCGACAGCGATTACCCAAATGGCAACCACGGTACAGGATACTGCACAGAGTGCTGACTCAGCCGCTAATGCCGTACGTGAAGCCAGTAGTGAAGCATCTCAGGGTAAAGAGGCAATGGTCCGCACTGTGGAGGCTATCGATACCCTCGCTGCTGAAGTGATCAATGCAGCAGAGGTGATTAATAAATTGGAAGCGGATAGTGAATCAATTGGATCGGTGCTCAATGTCATAGGGGGCATCGCTGACCAGACCAACCTGTTGGCACTTAACGCGGCTATAGAAGCCGCTCGTGCCGGAGAGCAGGGACGCGGTTTTGCCGTCGTTGCAGATGAGGTTCGGACACTGGCCGGCCGTACTCAGGAGTCAACAAGCGAGATTCGCGCCATTATAGAAAACTTACAGAATGGTACACGCAATGCGGCAAAAGTGATGAACGGTGGACTTTCGACTGCCAGACAAACCGTTGAGACCGCAGGTCGTGCGGGAGAGGCACTGGATAATATTGTTGAATCAGTCTCCACAATCCTTGACATGAATAATCAAATTGCCACCGCTGCAGAAGAGCACACCGCTGTCACTCAAGAGATTGGTCGCAGTGTAGTACGTATATCCGAAATATCGGAAATTGCCGCTGCCGGTAGTAACCAAACAGCGGATAAG